A genomic window from Massilia sp. METH4 includes:
- a CDS encoding EAL domain-containing protein, protein MISRADIQNASILIVDDQPVNVQLLEYLLQSTGYAHVSSTTDPRVVAPWHEQYNYDIIILDLQMPGMDGFAVMQALRPLEPEGYLPVLVVTAEPDKKQAALDAGARDFVSKPFDPVEVLTRIRNLIEVRLMQREAKFHNIVLERTVRERTADLQRFRTAMDATADGIFLIDAQTMRLVDVNDGACRMLGYTRAQLMAQEPARIGLGGHESLRQHADAALAAGGDARAPMLLEMELLRHDHATVPVEIYWQLQHGGPDAEAQRTLICVARDISERRVAEERLRHAAHYDSLTGLPNRTLFYRTLGDAIDLARDKEWRIVVLFIGLDRFKNINDSLGAAMGDEMLREFASRLVQSARIRDTVGRLGGDEFGLILTMTRDQQDAVLVANEVRDALRAPFQLGEHQATMTASIGIAVYPDDAADPETLVKYANTAMGQAKEAGSDAYRFFTAGMNVQVLARLDLEMALRRALDHNELELHFQPKVNLLTGRVSGAEALLRWNRPGQGMVYPAEFVGVLEDTGLIVRTGNWIIDAACRQIAEWMASPVGPVQVAVNVASRQFAEGDLEKEVKDALERHHVPPDLLELELTETALMSNAERTIDVLTKLRLLGVKVAIDDFGTGYSSLAYLQRFPIDKLKIDIAFVRNIVTNPNDAAIALAIISMAHSLKLRVVAEGVETRPQLEFLRRNRCDEVQGFYFSRPLNAAGFAQLASSGKALPPDPNLATEPPQTLLIVDDDVNVLSSLHRLFRRDGYRILTASSPAEGFDLLALHPVQVIVCDQRMPVMSGTEFLSKVKDMYPDTIRIILSGYTGLEAMLDSINRGAIYRFYTKPWDDVQLRDNIRLAFHHYWLMHGSGKQAGQPGEDHTALPGR, encoded by the coding sequence ATGATCAGCCGGGCCGATATCCAGAATGCGAGCATCCTGATCGTGGACGACCAGCCCGTCAATGTGCAATTGCTGGAGTATCTGCTGCAATCGACGGGGTATGCGCACGTGAGTTCCACCACCGATCCGCGCGTGGTGGCGCCCTGGCACGAGCAGTACAACTACGACATCATCATCCTCGACCTGCAAATGCCGGGCATGGACGGCTTTGCCGTGATGCAGGCGTTGCGCCCGCTGGAGCCGGAAGGTTACCTGCCGGTGCTGGTGGTGACGGCCGAGCCGGACAAGAAGCAGGCCGCGCTCGATGCCGGTGCGCGCGACTTCGTCAGCAAGCCGTTCGACCCGGTCGAGGTGCTCACGCGCATCCGCAACCTGATCGAGGTGCGGCTGATGCAGCGCGAGGCGAAGTTCCACAATATCGTGCTGGAGCGCACGGTGCGCGAGCGCACCGCCGACCTGCAGCGCTTTCGCACGGCGATGGATGCGACGGCCGACGGGATCTTCCTGATCGATGCGCAAACGATGCGCCTGGTGGACGTCAACGACGGCGCCTGCCGCATGCTGGGCTATACGCGCGCGCAACTGATGGCGCAGGAGCCGGCGCGCATCGGCCTTGGGGGGCACGAATCCCTGCGCCAGCATGCCGACGCGGCGCTGGCGGCCGGTGGCGATGCCCGCGCGCCCATGCTGCTGGAAATGGAATTGCTGCGGCACGACCACGCCACGGTGCCGGTGGAGATCTACTGGCAGCTGCAGCACGGCGGTCCGGACGCCGAAGCGCAGCGCACGCTGATCTGCGTGGCGCGCGACATTTCCGAGCGCCGCGTGGCCGAGGAGCGGCTGCGGCACGCGGCCCATTACGACAGCCTCACGGGCCTGCCCAACCGCACGCTGTTCTACCGCACGCTGGGCGATGCGATCGACCTGGCGCGCGACAAGGAGTGGCGCATCGTGGTGCTGTTCATCGGCCTGGACCGCTTCAAGAACATCAACGATTCGCTGGGCGCCGCGATGGGCGACGAGATGCTGCGCGAATTCGCCAGCCGGCTGGTGCAGTCGGCGCGCATCCGCGATACCGTGGGCCGCCTGGGCGGCGACGAGTTCGGCCTGATCCTCACGATGACGCGCGACCAGCAGGATGCGGTACTGGTGGCGAACGAAGTGCGCGACGCGCTGCGTGCGCCGTTCCAGCTGGGCGAGCACCAGGCCACGATGACGGCGTCGATCGGCATCGCCGTCTACCCGGACGACGCGGCCGATCCGGAAACCCTGGTCAAGTACGCCAACACGGCGATGGGCCAGGCCAAGGAGGCGGGCAGCGACGCCTACCGCTTCTTCACGGCCGGCATGAACGTGCAGGTGCTGGCGCGGCTCGACCTCGAAATGGCGCTGCGCCGCGCGCTCGATCACAACGAACTGGAGCTGCACTTCCAGCCGAAGGTGAACCTGCTGACGGGCCGCGTGTCCGGCGCGGAGGCGCTGCTGCGCTGGAACCGGCCTGGGCAGGGCATGGTGTACCCGGCGGAATTCGTCGGCGTGCTGGAGGACACGGGCTTGATCGTCCGCACCGGCAACTGGATCATCGATGCCGCCTGCCGGCAGATCGCCGAATGGATGGCCTCGCCGGTCGGCCCCGTGCAGGTGGCCGTCAACGTGGCATCGCGCCAGTTCGCCGAGGGCGACCTGGAGAAGGAAGTGAAGGACGCGCTCGAACGCCACCACGTGCCGCCCGACCTGCTGGAACTGGAACTGACGGAGACGGCGTTGATGTCGAACGCCGAGCGCACGATCGACGTGCTCACCAAGCTGCGCCTGCTGGGCGTGAAGGTGGCGATCGACGACTTCGGCACCGGGTATTCATCGCTGGCCTACCTGCAGCGCTTCCCGATCGACAAGCTCAAAATCGACATCGCCTTCGTGCGCAATATCGTCACCAATCCGAACGACGCGGCGATCGCGCTCGCCATCATCAGCATGGCGCACAGCCTGAAGCTGCGCGTGGTGGCCGAGGGCGTGGAAACGCGGCCGCAGCTCGAATTCCTGCGCCGCAACCGCTGCGACGAGGTGCAGGGCTTCTACTTCAGCCGCCCGTTGAACGCGGCCGGCTTCGCCCAGCTGGCGTCGAGCGGCAAGGCGCTGCCGCCCGACCCGAACCTGGCCACCGAGCCGCCGCAAACGCTGCTGATCGTGGACGACGACGTCAACGTGCTGTCCTCGCTGCACCGGCTGTTCCGGCGCGACGGCTATCGCATCCTCACCGCCTCGTCGCCGGCCGAAGGCTTCGACCTGCTGGCGCTGCACCCGGTGCAGGTGATCGTGTGCGACCAGCGCATGCCGGTGATGAGCGGGACCGAATTCCTCAGCAAGGTGAAGGACATGTATCCGGACACGATACGCATCATCCTCTCCGGCTATACGGGGCTCGAGGCAATGCTCGATTCGATCAACCGGGGCGCGATCTACCGCTTCTACACGAAGCCATGGGATGACGTGCAGCTGCGCGACAACATCCGCCTCGCCTTCCACCACTACTGGCTGATGCATGGCAGCGGCAAGCAGGCCGGCCAGCCGGGCGAGGATCACACGGCGCTGCCGGGCCGGTAG
- a CDS encoding ATP-binding protein — translation MIKLRSLRNKLLGVIALVMLPAVLVSIGTIVVYDLHIYEQTITDDMTTQAELIGHMSAPALSFDDDRLAHENLALLRLRPKVNAGAIYDAGGRLVAQYAAPGDKAGVPRAPGREGFRIEDGKLYLFKPIRDNGEMLGTVYLRADYEVLARFLDYIVIGIVAGLLALMCAWLVSRRLNDVITRPILSIADVAREVIATGDVSRRAERLGEDEVAELAGSFNKMLADIESRKRELETSNREIARESERRREAQQEVMRLNQELEQRVHERTLQLEMANRELAMAMEEAKSANQAKSAFLSSMSHELRTPLNAILGFAQILTSDKLPSTLAQKKEFAQHILKSGRHLLTLINEILDLAKIESGAVALSMEPVALPEILEECEAMMAPLATARGIRLLFPERCTTNVTADRTRLKQVLLNLLSNAIKYNREGGAVVIDCTPSGPGLVRVSVQDTGMGLRPEQVRMLFQPFNRLGQEAGVEEGSGIGLVVTKRLVELMGGTIGVTSSPGVGSMFWVELKTTEPVPLPPPRMLAPAGAGMPAPARDSITLLYVEDNPANLKLVQEIIRFRPELRLLSAPDGQLGLELARAHLPDVVLLDINLPGMSGFEVLRQLRADPRTAGIPAIALTANAMPRDVERGIAAGFFRYLIKPINIDEFTEAINATITAVGTTGNEENATAERQAQPLTEKKEES, via the coding sequence ATGATCAAGCTGCGCTCGCTGCGCAACAAGCTGCTCGGCGTGATCGCGCTGGTGATGCTGCCGGCCGTGCTGGTATCGATCGGCACGATCGTCGTGTACGACCTGCACATCTACGAGCAGACGATCACCGACGACATGACGACCCAGGCGGAGCTGATCGGCCACATGAGCGCGCCGGCCCTCTCATTCGACGACGACCGGCTGGCTCACGAGAACCTGGCGCTGCTGCGCCTGCGCCCGAAGGTGAATGCGGGCGCCATCTACGACGCCGGCGGCCGCCTGGTCGCGCAATACGCCGCGCCCGGCGACAAGGCGGGCGTGCCGCGGGCGCCGGGGCGCGAAGGGTTCCGCATCGAGGATGGCAAGCTCTACCTGTTCAAGCCCATCCGCGACAACGGAGAAATGCTGGGCACGGTCTACCTGCGCGCCGACTATGAAGTGCTGGCGCGCTTCCTCGACTACATCGTGATCGGCATCGTGGCCGGCCTGCTGGCGCTGATGTGCGCGTGGCTCGTCAGCCGGCGCCTGAACGACGTCATCACGCGGCCCATCCTGTCGATCGCCGACGTGGCGCGCGAGGTGATCGCCACCGGCGACGTGTCGCGCCGCGCCGAGCGGCTGGGCGAGGACGAGGTGGCCGAGCTGGCCGGCTCGTTCAACAAGATGCTGGCCGATATCGAAAGCCGCAAGCGCGAGCTGGAAACGTCGAACCGCGAGATCGCCCGCGAATCGGAGCGCCGGCGCGAGGCGCAGCAGGAAGTGATGCGGCTGAACCAGGAGCTGGAGCAGCGCGTGCACGAGCGCACGCTGCAGCTGGAAATGGCGAACCGCGAGCTGGCCATGGCGATGGAAGAGGCGAAAAGCGCCAACCAGGCCAAGTCGGCATTCCTGTCGTCGATGAGCCATGAATTGCGCACGCCGCTCAACGCCATCCTCGGTTTCGCGCAGATTCTCACTTCCGACAAGCTGCCTTCCACGCTGGCGCAGAAGAAGGAGTTCGCCCAGCACATCCTCAAGTCCGGCCGCCACCTGCTCACGCTGATCAACGAGATCCTCGACCTGGCCAAGATCGAATCGGGCGCCGTCGCCTTGTCGATGGAACCGGTGGCGCTACCGGAGATCCTGGAGGAGTGCGAGGCGATGATGGCGCCGCTGGCCACCGCGCGCGGCATCCGGCTGCTGTTCCCGGAACGCTGCACGACGAACGTGACGGCCGATCGCACGCGCCTCAAGCAGGTGTTGCTCAACCTGCTCTCGAACGCCATCAAGTACAACCGCGAGGGCGGCGCCGTGGTGATCGACTGCACCCCATCCGGCCCGGGCCTGGTGCGCGTCTCTGTGCAGGATACCGGCATGGGCCTGCGGCCGGAGCAGGTACGCATGCTGTTCCAGCCGTTCAACCGCCTGGGACAGGAAGCGGGCGTGGAAGAGGGCAGCGGTATCGGCCTCGTCGTCACCAAGCGCCTCGTCGAGCTGATGGGCGGCACCATCGGCGTCACCAGCAGCCCCGGCGTGGGCAGCATGTTCTGGGTCGAGCTGAAGACGACCGAGCCGGTGCCGCTGCCGCCGCCGCGCATGCTGGCGCCAGCCGGTGCCGGCATGCCGGCACCCGCACGCGACAGCATCACGCTGCTGTACGTGGAAGACAATCCAGCCAACCTGAAACTGGTGCAGGAGATCATCCGTTTCCGCCCCGAGCTGCGCCTGCTGTCGGCGCCCGACGGCCAGCTGGGCCTGGAGCTGGCGCGCGCCCATTTGCCGGACGTGGTGCTGCTCGACATCAACCTGCCCGGCATGAGCGGTTTCGAGGTGCTGCGCCAGTTGCGCGCCGATCCCCGCACGGCCGGGATCCCCGCGATCGCCCTGACTGCCAACGCGATGCCGCGCGACGTGGAACGGGGAATTGCGGCAGGATTCTTCCGTTACCTGATCAAGCCGATTAACATCGACGAGTTTACCGAGGCGATCAACGCCACGATCACCGCGGTCGGTACCACTGGTAACGAAGAAAATGCTACCGCCGAGCGGCAGGCCCAGCCGCTGACGGAGAAGAAGGAGGAGTCATGA
- a CDS encoding CinA family protein, whose product MSTDINELAAQVGRALQDKELLLATAESCTGGGVSQAITEIAGSTGWFDCGFVCYSNASKTELLEVPAAMIAQFGSVSEEVAAAMAQGALANSNAHVAVSTTGIAGPTGAVPGKPVGTVCFGWANGDTVHTERLVFSGDRRAVREQTVVHALQGLLRFIN is encoded by the coding sequence GTGAGTACGGACATCAACGAACTGGCCGCCCAGGTGGGCCGCGCCTTGCAGGACAAGGAATTGCTTCTGGCTACCGCCGAATCGTGCACCGGGGGCGGCGTGTCGCAGGCGATCACGGAGATCGCCGGGTCGACCGGCTGGTTCGATTGCGGTTTCGTCTGCTATTCGAATGCGTCGAAGACCGAACTGCTCGAAGTGCCGGCCGCGATGATCGCCCAGTTCGGCAGCGTCAGCGAGGAAGTGGCGGCCGCGATGGCCCAGGGCGCGCTGGCCAACAGCAACGCGCATGTGGCCGTATCCACCACCGGCATCGCCGGCCCCACCGGCGCCGTGCCGGGCAAGCCGGTCGGCACGGTCTGTTTCGGCTGGGCCAACGGCGATACCGTGCATACGGAACGCCTGGTGTTTTCCGGCGACCGCCGCGCGGTGCGCGAGCAGACCGTGGTCCACGCGCTCCAGGGCTTGCTGCGTTTCATCAATTAA
- a CDS encoding metalloregulator ArsR/SmtB family transcription factor, with product MNLPASIHEESVAQLADLFHLLGDPTRLRIVLACVAAPIAVSDIAATLELSSSLVSHHLRLLRAARIVKAERQGKQVFYSTADAHISGVLRDMLEHIAEPSTPGNDV from the coding sequence ATGAACTTGCCCGCCTCCATCCACGAGGAATCGGTCGCCCAGCTAGCCGATCTGTTCCACCTGCTGGGCGACCCGACCCGCCTGCGCATCGTGCTCGCGTGCGTGGCCGCGCCGATCGCCGTCAGCGACATCGCCGCCACGCTCGAGCTATCCAGCTCGCTGGTGAGCCACCACTTGCGCCTGCTGCGCGCGGCCCGCATCGTCAAGGCCGAGCGGCAGGGCAAGCAGGTGTTCTATTCGACCGCCGATGCGCATATCAGCGGTGTCCTGCGCGACATGCTCGAGCATATCGCCGAACCCTCCACTCCAGGTAACGACGTATGA
- a CDS encoding cation diffusion facilitator family transporter — translation MSGHHHHGHDHGHHGHHHHHGDPADHGRAFAIAIALNAVFVAVEFGYGFLANSTALMADAGHNLSDVLGLMLAWGAAILAKREPSRRYTYGWRSSSMLAALFNGMLLMAACGAIAWEAVLQLIHPVPVHGVTVSAVAGIGILVNGFSAWLFMKGSKDDLNIRGAYLHLAADAAISLGVLVSGLVVMFTGWSWLDPVVSLGIVVMIVAGTWSLLKTSLRMMLAAVPGNVDSREVEQFLRARPGVTDVHDMHIWSMSTTETALTAHLVMPGGYPGDVAMDEIARSLREQFAIHHSTLQTEMGTTEHACCLAGNGQEQAEEQAHDHDHDHDDHGHQHGHSHGHAQHH, via the coding sequence ATGAGCGGCCACCACCACCACGGGCACGACCATGGACACCATGGCCACCACCACCATCATGGCGATCCGGCCGACCATGGGCGCGCGTTCGCGATCGCGATCGCGCTGAACGCGGTCTTCGTGGCCGTCGAATTCGGCTACGGTTTCCTGGCCAATTCCACGGCGCTGATGGCCGATGCGGGCCATAACCTGTCCGACGTGCTGGGCCTGATGCTGGCGTGGGGCGCCGCCATCCTGGCCAAGCGCGAACCGTCGCGCCGCTATACCTACGGCTGGCGCAGCAGTTCGATGCTCGCCGCACTGTTCAACGGCATGCTGCTGATGGCCGCCTGCGGCGCCATCGCCTGGGAAGCGGTGCTGCAACTGATCCACCCGGTGCCCGTGCACGGCGTCACGGTCTCGGCGGTGGCCGGCATCGGCATCCTCGTCAACGGCTTCTCGGCCTGGCTGTTCATGAAGGGCAGCAAGGACGACCTGAACATCCGCGGCGCCTACCTGCACCTGGCGGCGGACGCCGCGATCTCGCTGGGCGTGCTGGTGTCCGGCCTGGTCGTGATGTTCACGGGCTGGAGCTGGCTCGACCCGGTGGTCAGCCTGGGCATCGTGGTCATGATCGTGGCCGGCACGTGGTCGCTGCTGAAGACTTCGCTGCGGATGATGTTGGCCGCCGTGCCGGGCAATGTGGATTCGCGCGAAGTGGAGCAGTTCCTGCGCGCCCGGCCGGGTGTGACCGACGTGCACGACATGCACATCTGGTCGATGAGCACGACGGAAACGGCGCTGACTGCGCACCTGGTGATGCCGGGCGGTTACCCCGGCGACGTTGCGATGGACGAGATCGCGCGCAGCCTGCGCGAGCAGTTCGCCATTCATCACAGCACGCTGCAGACGGAAATGGGCACTACGGAACATGCCTGCTGCCTCGCGGGGAACGGGCAAGAGCAAGCAGAGGAGCAGGCGCATGACCACGACCATGACCATGACGATCATGGCCACCAGCACGGCCATTCACATGGCCATGCCCAGCATCACTGA
- the cysK gene encoding cysteine synthase A — translation MNVANDVTALIGNTPLVRINRLTQGGLSQGAPAQLLAKLEFYNPAHSVKDRIGLSMIAAAEQAGQIKPDTIILEPTSGNTGIALAMVCAARGYKCTLVMPETMSRERRMLLRAYGAELVLTPGSEGMVGAIRRAEEMAQSDSRYLMPQQFNNPANPEIHRRTTAEEIWRDTDGKVDILVAGVGTGGTITGVGEVIKERKPSFQCIAVEPEASPMLSKGTKGPHPIQGIGAGFVPGVLNTHVYSEVVAVKNDDAFDYARRAAREEGLLVGISAGAALWAAVQVARRPENEGKLIVTIIPSFGERYLSTQLFAGLADQ, via the coding sequence ATGAACGTTGCGAATGATGTCACGGCGCTGATCGGCAATACCCCGCTGGTCCGCATCAATCGATTGACTCAAGGCGGCTTGAGCCAGGGCGCGCCCGCGCAACTCCTGGCCAAGCTGGAGTTCTACAATCCGGCCCACAGCGTGAAGGACCGGATCGGCCTGTCGATGATCGCCGCGGCCGAACAGGCCGGGCAGATCAAGCCCGACACGATCATCCTCGAACCGACCAGCGGCAATACCGGCATCGCGCTGGCGATGGTGTGCGCGGCGCGCGGCTACAAGTGCACGCTGGTGATGCCGGAAACGATGAGCCGCGAACGCCGCATGCTGCTGCGCGCGTATGGCGCCGAGCTGGTGCTCACGCCCGGCAGCGAAGGCATGGTGGGAGCGATCCGCCGCGCCGAGGAAATGGCGCAGTCCGACAGCCGCTACCTGATGCCCCAGCAGTTCAACAATCCCGCCAACCCCGAGATCCACCGCCGCACCACCGCCGAGGAAATCTGGCGCGACACGGACGGCAAGGTGGACATCCTCGTGGCCGGCGTGGGCACGGGCGGCACGATCACGGGCGTGGGCGAGGTGATCAAGGAACGCAAGCCGTCGTTCCAGTGCATCGCCGTGGAACCCGAGGCGTCGCCCATGCTGTCCAAGGGTACCAAGGGACCGCACCCGATCCAGGGCATCGGCGCCGGCTTCGTGCCGGGCGTGCTGAACACCCATGTCTACAGCGAAGTGGTGGCGGTGAAGAACGACGACGCGTTCGACTACGCACGCCGGGCGGCGCGCGAGGAGGGCCTGCTGGTGGGCATCTCGGCCGGTGCCGCGCTGTGGGCCGCCGTACAGGTGGCGCGCCGGCCGGAAAACGAGGGCAAGCTGATCGTAACGATCATCCCATCGTTCGGCGAACGCTACCTGAGCACGCAGCTGTTCGCCGGGCTGGCCGATCAGTGA
- a CDS encoding FKBP-type peptidyl-prolyl cis-trans isomerase, translated as MTRLSAPVLSLLLCAAAFAHAQSPSQPAPQEAQPPVQQAAPAQPAAQAEAPAAPVVPGSATIGPAADKLIVNDTKAGTGTEATPGSTVSVHYTGWLYRPMAKNHKGRKFDSSRDRGDPLEFRLGSGQVIKGWEQGVAGMKVGGKRTLIIPSELAYGSRAMPGIPANSALIFDVELLDVK; from the coding sequence ATGACCCGTCTGTCCGCTCCAGTGCTGTCCCTCCTGCTGTGCGCCGCCGCGTTCGCGCACGCCCAGTCCCCAAGCCAACCGGCGCCGCAAGAAGCGCAGCCGCCGGTCCAGCAAGCCGCGCCGGCCCAGCCGGCCGCCCAGGCGGAAGCGCCGGCCGCGCCCGTGGTGCCCGGCTCCGCCACGATCGGCCCCGCCGCCGACAAGCTGATCGTCAACGATACCAAGGCCGGCACCGGCACCGAAGCGACCCCCGGCAGCACGGTGTCCGTGCATTACACGGGCTGGCTGTACCGTCCGATGGCCAAGAACCACAAGGGCCGCAAGTTCGACTCGTCGCGCGACCGCGGCGACCCGCTCGAGTTCCGCCTCGGCTCCGGCCAGGTCATCAAGGGCTGGGAGCAGGGCGTGGCCGGCATGAAGGTGGGCGGCAAGCGCACGCTGATCATTCCGTCCGAGCTGGCCTACGGCTCGCGGGCCATGCCCGGCATTCCGGCGAACTCGGCACTGATTTTCGACGTCGAACTGCTCGACGTGAAATAA
- the thpR gene encoding RNA 2',3'-cyclic phosphodiesterase: MIANEPEEMPNGQQTAGQQTAGQQTAEQQTAEQQPAAPGRKLFFALWPDAASRAALATLQAPVAGRLTAAAKLHLTLAFLGHVPADRVPALLAVRDRLAVPPLRLVIDCYGYFARPRIAWAGMTQVPAGLVALHEELVRELDAAGFSAATHGSFKPHVTLAREARHAPPDAPGTPVVWDVDSVVLVESLPGGRYVAVDAAGA; this comes from the coding sequence ATGATAGCAAACGAACCTGAAGAGATGCCAAACGGGCAGCAAACGGCGGGGCAGCAAACGGCGGGGCAGCAAACGGCGGAGCAGCAAACGGCGGAGCAGCAGCCGGCGGCGCCGGGGCGCAAGCTGTTCTTCGCGCTGTGGCCCGATGCGGCGTCGCGCGCCGCGCTGGCCACGCTGCAGGCTCCCGTGGCCGGGCGCCTAACGGCGGCGGCCAAGCTGCACCTCACGCTGGCCTTCCTGGGCCACGTGCCGGCGGACCGGGTACCGGCGCTGCTCGCCGTCCGCGACCGCCTCGCCGTGCCGCCGCTGCGGCTCGTGATCGACTGCTACGGCTACTTCGCGCGGCCGCGCATCGCCTGGGCCGGCATGACGCAGGTGCCGGCCGGACTCGTGGCGCTGCACGAGGAGCTGGTGCGGGAGCTCGATGCGGCCGGCTTTTCCGCCGCCACGCACGGCTCGTTCAAGCCGCACGTGACCCTGGCGCGCGAGGCAAGGCATGCGCCGCCGGACGCGCCAGGGACGCCGGTGGTGTGGGACGTGGATAGCGTGGTGCTGGTGGAGTCGCTGCCGGGCGGGCGCTACGTGGCTGTCGATGCCGCAGGTGCCTGA
- the tcdA gene encoding tRNA cyclic N6-threonylcarbamoyladenosine(37) synthase TcdA, with product MNDTTALSSDDAGHDVDFDRRFGGIARLYGEPALARFRGAHICVIGVGGVGSWIVEALARSAVGRLTLIDLDNVAESNINRQIQALSGTVGMAKVTALRERIAQINPYCQVTEIEDFVTPDNLEEMIGGHDYDYVIDAMDNTQAKTALVHYCRTRGIRLILIGSAGGQTDPTKIEVRDLARTEQEPLLKKVRRRLRTQYNYPPNGKNKLGVDAVFSMEPLKFPDTGDVCEVDPDDAPPAKAGLTGINCAGFGSAMVVTATFGMVAAGHVLMKLAEEVAEQAG from the coding sequence ATGAACGACACCACCGCACTTTCTTCCGACGACGCCGGGCACGACGTCGACTTCGACCGCCGTTTCGGCGGCATCGCCCGGCTGTATGGCGAGCCGGCCCTGGCGCGCTTTCGCGGCGCGCATATCTGCGTGATCGGCGTCGGCGGCGTCGGTTCCTGGATCGTCGAGGCGCTGGCCCGCAGCGCCGTCGGCCGCCTCACGCTGATCGACCTGGACAACGTGGCCGAATCGAACATCAACCGCCAGATCCAGGCGCTGTCCGGCACCGTCGGCATGGCCAAGGTGACGGCGCTGCGCGAGCGCATCGCCCAGATCAATCCCTATTGCCAGGTCACCGAAATCGAGGATTTCGTCACCCCCGACAATCTCGAGGAAATGATCGGCGGCCACGATTACGACTATGTGATCGACGCCATGGACAACACCCAGGCCAAGACGGCCCTGGTGCACTACTGCCGCACGCGCGGCATCCGCCTGATCCTGATCGGCAGCGCCGGCGGCCAGACCGACCCCACCAAGATCGAGGTGCGCGACCTGGCCCGCACCGAACAGGAGCCGCTGCTGAAGAAGGTTCGCCGGCGCCTGCGCACCCAGTACAACTATCCGCCGAACGGCAAGAACAAGCTGGGCGTGGATGCCGTGTTCTCGATGGAGCCGCTGAAGTTCCCGGACACGGGCGATGTCTGCGAAGTCGATCCGGACGACGCACCGCCCGCGAAGGCCGGCCTTACCGGCATCAATTGCGCGGGGTTCGGGTCGGCGATGGTGGTGACGGCCACCTTCGGGATGGTGGCGGCGGGGCATGTGCTGATGAAGCTGGCGGAGGAAGTGGCTGAACAGGCCGGGTAG
- the pdxH gene encoding pyridoxamine 5'-phosphate oxidase has translation MTDSLLAPAPGFDQPIAMLKHCHDKIRKQLATLQKLLEHLPRHGADASAQQAAQAVQKYFNTAAHIHHADEEIDLLPMLDATATGADLETVRRLRPDILLQHKRMDDAWHIIDAQLDKISNGTGSELAPDAVNTFVQMYTAHMEIEEGHIAPMAKRLFNAHQMQVLGEAMQRRRGIAPAGGTSNDNTVGGIALADLRMDYGRASLSEEDTLGDPIAQFGKWFDEAMKAQVNEPNAMSVATVGSDGRPASRIVLIKQFDARGFTWYTNYDSQKGRQLAQNPHAALLFFWPELERQVRIEGRVERTSAEESDTYFYSRPVKSQLAAIASQQSAPIGSRGEMEENYAAVERANDPAAGSKPQRPAHWGGYRLVPERVEFWQGRASRFHDRIVYSLQADGSWTKGRIQP, from the coding sequence ATGACAGATTCCCTCCTCGCTCCCGCCCCCGGCTTCGACCAGCCGATCGCGATGCTCAAGCATTGCCACGACAAGATCCGCAAGCAGCTGGCTACCCTGCAAAAGCTGCTGGAACACCTGCCGCGGCACGGGGCGGACGCGTCGGCGCAACAGGCGGCGCAGGCGGTGCAGAAGTACTTCAACACGGCTGCCCACATCCACCATGCGGACGAGGAGATCGACCTGCTGCCGATGCTGGACGCGACGGCCACGGGCGCGGACCTGGAAACGGTGCGCCGGTTGCGCCCGGATATCCTTTTACAACACAAGCGCATGGACGATGCCTGGCATATAATCGATGCACAACTTGACAAGATTTCCAACGGCACCGGCAGCGAGCTCGCGCCGGACGCGGTGAATACCTTCGTGCAGATGTACACGGCGCACATGGAGATCGAGGAAGGCCATATCGCGCCGATGGCCAAGCGCCTCTTCAATGCGCACCAGATGCAGGTTCTGGGCGAAGCGATGCAGCGCCGCCGCGGCATCGCGCCTGCCGGCGGCACCAGCAACGACAATACCGTGGGTGGCATCGCGCTGGCCGACCTGCGCATGGACTACGGGCGTGCCAGCCTCTCCGAGGAAGACACGCTGGGCGACCCGATCGCGCAATTCGGCAAATGGTTTGACGAGGCAATGAAGGCCCAGGTGAACGAGCCGAATGCGATGAGCGTGGCCACGGTGGGCAGCGACGGCAGGCCGGCGTCGCGCATCGTGCTGATCAAGCAATTCGATGCGCGCGGCTTCACCTGGTACACGAACTACGACAGCCAGAAGGGCCGCCAGCTCGCGCAGAACCCGCATGCCGCCCTGCTGTTCTTCTGGCCGGAGCTGGAGCGCCAGGTGCGCATCGAAGGCCGCGTGGAACGCACGTCGGCCGAGGAAAGCGACACGTATTTCTACAGCCGTCCCGTGAAGAGCCAGCTTGCCGCGATCGCCTCGCAACAGAGCGCGCCGATCGGCAGCCGGGGCGAGATGGAAGAGAATTACGCAGCCGTCGAACGGGCCAATGACCCGGCGGCAGGCAGCAAGCCGCAACGGCCGGCGCACTGGGGCGGCTACCGCCTGGTGCCCGAGCGGGTGGAATTCTGGCAGGGGCGCGCATCGCGCTTCCATGACCGCATCGTTTATTCGCTGCAGGCGGACGGGAGCTGGACGAAGGGAAGAATCCAGCCGTAA